The Candidatus Nomurabacteria bacterium genome has a window encoding:
- a CDS encoding GNAT family N-acetyltransferase has protein sequence MEIETDRIILRAPNKADHPLFIGLCMDPKVTEHFEYIKRDSEEKVLEFLMGMVKGMEGELTSLHYVIIEKDQNRSIGFIGIGDPEEEVASLPDRKVMNFGYAILPKYWGFGYATEALSLVIKKCFATFPNIELIHGECDADNIGSIKVMEKAGMKRFNQYKDKDGSVTIEFMIEQ, from the coding sequence ATGGAAATTGAAACAGACAGGATTATCCTTAGAGCACCAAATAAAGCAGACCATCCTCTATTTATTGGGTTATGTATGGATCCAAAGGTGACAGAGCACTTCGAATATATTAAACGAGATAGTGAAGAGAAGGTTTTAGAATTCCTTATGGGCATGGTTAAAGGGATGGAGGGTGAACTGACATCACTACACTACGTGATAATTGAGAAGGATCAGAACAGATCAATAGGATTCATTGGGATTGGCGATCCGGAGGAGGAGGTAGCAAGTCTTCCAGATCGCAAAGTGATGAACTTTGGTTATGCAATATTACCGAAGTATTGGGGATTTGGTTATGCTACCGAGGCATTAAGTCTGGTAATTAAGAAATGCTTCGCCACCTTCCCAAATATCGAATTGATACATGGCGAATGCGATGCTGATAATATCGGATCAATTAAGGTCATGGAGAAGGCCGGTATGAAGAGGTTCAACCAGTACAAAGACAAAGATGGAAGCGTGACGATCGAATTCATGATCGAACAATAG
- a CDS encoding alpha/beta fold hydrolase produces GYFEDFITIAGQPAYISSPIAIDSDKPSPIIVYSHGSNTTVSTGMDSEFMYDLREYSEIFTKEGYIFSASNQHGANWGSPEAIADMQNLIENIKENYNSNGDIYLIGYSMGGLPTLRFAFNYPENIVKIALLAPTSYASSYTEADFNAIKDIPIKIWHGNADVNVGIFLSKDLVARADLFDVPIELVELPEKGHWDVDTELITNINVFFSYK; encoded by the coding sequence GGATATTTTGAAGATTTCATCACTATTGCTGGTCAACCCGCATATATCTCTAGCCCTATAGCTATTGACTCTGACAAGCCGTCTCCTATCATAGTGTACAGTCACGGTTCAAACACTACTGTTAGTACCGGAATGGATTCTGAATTCATGTACGACCTACGAGAATATTCAGAGATATTCACAAAGGAGGGATATATCTTTTCTGCGTCTAATCAGCACGGAGCAAATTGGGGTAGTCCCGAGGCCATAGCAGACATGCAGAATCTTATTGAAAATATAAAAGAAAATTACAATTCAAATGGAGATATCTATCTTATCGGATATAGTATGGGGGGGTTGCCAACACTCAGATTTGCATTTAATTATCCTGAAAATATTGTAAAGATAGCTCTCCTAGCACCAACCTCATATGCATCTAGCTACACAGAAGCTGATTTTAACGCGATCAAAGATATCCCTATCAAGATCTGGCATGGTAATGCGGATGTAAACGTAGGGATCTTTTTGAGCAAAGATCTTGTTGCAAGAGCAGATCTATTCGATGTACCGATCGAGCTCGTAGAGTTACCGGAAAAGGGGCATTGGGATGTTGATACGGAGTTGATAACTAATATTAATGTTTTTTTTAGTTATAAGTAA
- a CDS encoding ATP-dependent DNA ligase, protein MAKFIRIAEVFEQIEKLSSRNEMTDILASLFEEFDPEEVQILCYLIKGRVAPLFVPAEFNMSERSILGALADLSGKTIEEIDSLRGEIGDIGDTAFQLLSTNSKPVGKLSVKEVYDQLWKLVNTTGAGSATKKATLVKEMMTNSTPVEAKYVSRIVTGKLRLGASDSTVIDALSIILTGNKDMSSQLADCYGVDPDLGYLSHRVLSAVATKKNVTPEVKIGIPVRSRLVERVKEFTAVFERLGDDFYIQPKYDGIRCQIHKGIDIRSVAYENRVWTSKLEEVKDDSIGMFDQAEVQKDCQIKLFSRNLEDITEMFPDVVDAVSKFDSPSFILDGEVVGWDSDKEGFAPFQETMTRKRKYRIEEAKENVPVRYYAFDLLLESDHSLLDEDLEVRLRELAKLFKNPVINRGGDVGGNEGGNEALITYSTMGATKNADIMNLTVTTDICEMDQLEEEFNKAVGAGLEGIVAKKRSGGYQAGKRNFEWIKLKRSMLNTLVDSVDLVIMGYYYGSGRQTEFGMGALLGGVYDKDMGKMISTTKIGTGITDEQWVLIGSRLKKLETSVAPKEYVVSEQLKPDVWVLPEVVCTVEADEITRSKAHLAGFDQLGYGLALRFPRLIEFDRDKRPEDATSVEELIGLYPANL, encoded by the coding sequence ATGGCAAAATTCATCAGAATAGCTGAAGTTTTCGAACAGATAGAAAAATTGTCTTCAAGAAATGAAATGACGGATATACTGGCAAGTCTTTTTGAAGAATTCGACCCTGAGGAGGTCCAGATCCTCTGCTATCTGATCAAGGGTAGGGTAGCACCTCTTTTTGTACCTGCAGAATTCAATATGTCCGAACGTTCAATATTAGGCGCTTTAGCAGATCTTTCTGGTAAGACCATTGAAGAGATAGACTCTTTAAGAGGGGAAATTGGGGATATAGGAGATACAGCATTTCAATTATTATCAACTAACTCAAAGCCTGTAGGAAAGCTATCTGTAAAAGAGGTTTATGATCAACTTTGGAAATTGGTAAATACCACCGGGGCTGGCAGTGCAACAAAAAAGGCAACATTGGTAAAAGAAATGATGACTAATTCAACACCCGTTGAGGCTAAATATGTTTCTCGCATTGTTACAGGAAAATTAAGGTTGGGCGCGAGTGATAGTACTGTAATTGATGCCTTGTCTATCATTTTAACAGGCAATAAAGATATGTCCTCTCAGCTTGCTGATTGCTATGGGGTGGATCCTGACCTCGGTTATCTATCCCATAGGGTATTATCGGCAGTTGCAACTAAGAAAAATGTCACTCCAGAGGTAAAGATCGGTATACCTGTTCGTTCAAGATTGGTTGAAAGGGTAAAGGAATTTACGGCGGTGTTTGAAAGACTAGGGGATGATTTTTATATTCAGCCGAAATATGATGGCATCCGCTGTCAGATCCATAAAGGTATTGACATAAGATCGGTGGCATACGAAAACAGGGTGTGGACTTCGAAATTAGAGGAGGTCAAGGATGACTCTATAGGGATGTTTGATCAGGCAGAGGTTCAGAAGGATTGTCAAATCAAGCTATTCTCGCGAAACCTCGAAGATATTACCGAAATGTTCCCTGATGTTGTTGATGCAGTATCTAAGTTTGATTCTCCAAGCTTTATTTTGGATGGTGAGGTAGTCGGTTGGGATAGTGACAAAGAAGGGTTTGCCCCCTTTCAAGAAACAATGACAAGAAAGCGAAAATACCGTATAGAAGAGGCTAAGGAAAATGTTCCTGTACGCTATTATGCATTTGATCTGTTACTTGAAAGCGATCATAGCCTGTTGGATGAAGATCTTGAGGTTCGTTTGAGGGAGTTAGCCAAGTTATTCAAAAACCCTGTGATAAATAGGGGTGGTGATGTAGGTGGTAATGAAGGTGGTAATGAAGCTTTGATCACTTATAGTACGATGGGTGCTACTAAAAATGCAGATATAATGAATTTAACAGTAACTACTGATATTTGCGAGATGGATCAATTAGAGGAAGAGTTCAACAAAGCGGTAGGAGCTGGTCTTGAGGGTATTGTGGCAAAGAAACGGAGTGGAGGATATCAAGCAGGAAAACGAAATTTTGAATGGATCAAGCTGAAGCGTTCTATGTTGAATACCCTTGTCGATTCTGTCGATCTTGTGATCATGGGGTATTACTATGGAAGTGGTCGACAAACAGAATTTGGTATGGGTGCGTTACTAGGAGGGGTTTATGATAAGGATATGGGAAAGATGATCTCAACTACGAAGATAGGTACGGGAATTACGGATGAACAGTGGGTACTTATAGGGTCTCGGCTTAAGAAATTGGAAACTTCTGTTGCGCCTAAAGAATATGTCGTTTCGGAGCAGTTAAAACCTGATGTTTGGGTTTTGCCAGAGGTTGTCTGTACTGTTGAGGCAGATGAGATAACTCGAAGTAAGGCGCATTTAGCAGGGTTCGATCAGTTGGGTTATGGATTGGCATTGAGATTCCCTAGGTTGATAGAGTTTGATAGGGATAAGAGACCTGAGGATGCGACGAGTGTGGAGGAGTTGATCGGGCTCTATCCCGCTAACTTATAG